CGTGTTGGCCTTCAAGATTTTCTCTTGCTCGGCTTCCAGTCGTTCTTGCTTTTCTTCTTCGGTCAGATCAGCGAACGTCAACTCATCACTTTCTTCCTCGGCCGGTTCAGCGGTCTCTTCGGTCGCGTCGTCACCAGCGGGCTCGAGAGCCATTTCCTCTTCGGTTTCAGCGGAGGCTTCCGTGGACTCCTCGGCGGACGCATCGCTGCTGTCGTCTGCGGCAGATGCGTCGTCCACGGGAGCGTCTGATTCGTCTTCGTCTTGAGGTTCCGCGCCCTGGCCTTCACCGGTCGCTTCGCCTTCATCGCTCACCTCAATCTCCTCAACCGATTCGGTCGCAGGTTCTTCCGTGTTATCGCCTTCGGAATCTCCCTCCGAGCTTTCTTCAGTCGACGTTTCGGCATCGGCTTCTTCGCCTTCCTTCATTTCAGGTTCGGCTTCTTCCGGCGACGCTTCTTCGGTCTCAGCGGGTTCGGCGTCCGTGCTTTCTTCGGTTGCTTCTTCCGTCGTTTCCTTCATCTCTTCGGCGGGAGCTCCCGCTTCTTCTGTTTCAGTCTCTTCGCCAACGCCCAGCATCGCTTCGAGTTCTTCGATGGTTTGCGGAACGGGTTGCAAATCAGGAGCGGGAAATTGCTCTTCGTTGACGCGAGCGGTGACCAACAGATAGCGGTTCACGCCACCGATGCTTTCTTCACCTTCCTCGTCGGATTCGTCGGACAAGCCTTCCACGTCACCGAATCGCAAAACGTATTCAACGCCTTCGTCGACGGTCACATTCAGCTCACCATTGGCAGACAAGACTTCGAATTCGCCGTCGGCACCCGATCCCACGGGGAAGAAACCACGTGTGTAAAGCGATTGAACCGCTTCGTTGTCCGAGACGAGTTCTTTGTCGGCACGCAGGTTGGCGCTCATGCCGTCGGGCTTGCGAACCACGTCGACGATTTTGAGGTCGTCGAGAGCATTCTTCATGTCGTTCAGCTTGTCGCTGTTCAGGTCTTTGTCGGCTGGCTTTTCGACAAGCTTCGGTTCAGCCATCGCGTTGTCAGGGTTGTACTCGAGCAATTCGTCGAGCATCCAGTCGGTGCCTTCCATCGTGAACTTGGCCGTGTAGTTGCGTTCCAAAGCCACGTTGCGACCGGAGATCGACGCCGAGTAATCCTTAATCACGGCTTCCTTGATGTCGATGCTGCTCATCTGCAGCAAGTCTTCCTCGATCCAATCTTGGAACTTGGTCGACAGCACCGAGTCGTCCATTTTGACGACGTAAACTGGATCTTGTCCCGGTTTTCGAACGTAGATCTTGCCTTCTTCGTTCTTGACCGGATTGCCAACGATCAGCGACGCCAGCGTCTGTTGCGATTCGTCTTTGAAGGTGACCAACCGTCCGACACCTGTGTCGCCGACTTCCAAATCCTCCAGCTTGGGTTCCACCACGCCGAGGGCTTCGTGGTCGCCTTGGTTTTCCGTTTGGATGTCGAGGATCGTCAGTCCGACCAATGCGTTGGCGGCGTCACGCATCTGCTCCACCGCATCGGCGGGGTAACCCTTGCGAGACGGGATCGTCCACTCGCCCGATTCGGCGTCCCGACGGACTTCGAACGTTCCCAATTGGCCCTGTTCTTCGTCAAAGGTGACGATTTTCAGGTTCGATGCCGTCAGCGGATCTTTGAACTTTTCAAACAGCGGTTTGCCCGCCGTGTTCTCGCCTTCGGTTTCGGTCGATGCGGGCCAAGCCACAAACAATCCGACAGCGAGCATGACAGCCGCGGCAGCCCAAAACGCTCCGGTTTTCTTTCCTTCGTTCACGATGGCAGTCTCTATGAAATTGTTTGAATGGTTGGGGAGTTATTTCAGTCGGCTCTTGCTGATGTTTTCACGTTCACGCAAACGTCGTGACGCGAAAACCATGATGCCGACGATCAACGGCGGGATGCAGGGCAACGCCACGGCAGCCGTTTTGACTTGATTCTGAATCGCGGTGACTTCTTGCTCCGCTTCTCGGCGAACGTCTTGGATCTTTTGTTCGCGTTCGTTCTGCAGCTTGGCTTGTTGAACGTCCAAGTTGCGTTGCTGGTTGGCTTGCTTGATTTGGAAAGCCGTCAGCTTTTCACGAAGCACGCTTTGCGGCACCGAACCGTTTTCGCGATCTTTTTGCAGTTCCTCGATCTCCTCGCGAAGCGATTGCAATTCCTGGTCGATCTTCTCCTGAGCTTCGCGAATCGTTTCGTCGTATTGCGTTTGGAATTCGCGGCTGCGTTTGCGAACCAAGCTGGCGGCTTCTTCCTTCACCGAGTCAATCATCCGCAAACTGGCGTAGATCGGTTCGTGGTTTCGAACATCGATGAAGCTGGTGTCGCCGGTCAACCAATCGATCACGTTCAAAGCAAACGTCACGTTTTGGAATTGGAAACGCATGTCCGAGATTTGGTCCGGATCAGCTCGGATCAACAAGAACTCGGGCAGGATGATGTCCATGTCAGCCACGTAGACGGCCTTCACGCCCGTTGCTTCTTCGCTGCCTTCGGCCGAGGTGTCAGCTTCGATGGCCATGGCGATCGGAACATTGGGGTTCACGCCTTGGATCTCTTGAGCCAGCGTTGTTTGTCCAGTCATGACTTGGCCGACGGTTTGAGCCGGCAAGGTTCCCGACAATGGGCCGGTTGAAAGCAACGCGGTGTGTTTCAGCGTCGCGTCTTTCTTCGCGTAAACCGCACCGCCCAAGATCGCGAGCACCTGACGCAATCCATCGGTGATCGGATTGGCGTCGCTGAGTGCTTCACCGGGTTGAACGCCACGCGCTTGTTCATCAATGAACAACCAAAGTTCGTTAGCGGTTTCCAAGTTGGGATAAGGATTGTGCTGTTGCCAAACAAGTTCGGGATTGAACATGCCTTGCATGGCGGCTTGCCCAGGAACGTTCAGTTCCAGCACGTCCCAAATTTTGCGGATGTCGCCTTTGGGTGAAGGTCCACCGCCGCCGCCGAACATGCCGCCAGGCGATTGTTTCGGATCACCGGTCGCGGTGACGTAGTTCGCACCGATGGGGCGTGGGTCTTCGAAGATTGCGGTGGGCACGCCGGCTTCGATAGCCGCGGTCAAACGATCGAATTGTTGCGGCGCCAACGACGAAGGCTGGACCGCCAACAAAGCGTCATACATGCCGGGGGTCACCGGGCCGGACAAGTCGACTTCTTCGACTTCATATTGTTTGGCGAGTTCGTCAATCAGCGGGTGTTTCTCGACTCGCTGCATCGACATGCCGTTCATCACGGTTCCGCCCATCAAACGAGCGTCGGTGGCAACCACACCCAATCGTTTTCGCGAACCGCGGGCGACGGTGTTGATACTGCGGACCAATTCGTACTCGACGGGGATCCCGTATTCGAAGATTGGCACGGTGACTTTTTCCAAGCCCGACCGGAACGCCGCACCCAGGATCAATTGCTTTTGTGTGTAAGCACCCTTTTCGCGGAACATTCGGGTGACGGGTTCGATGCCAAAACGATCCGCTGCCAGAGCGGCGTCTTCGCTGAACAAGTCGATGCCGTCGTACAAGTTGACTTCGATGGTGCGGCCGTTTTTGGCGGCTTCGCTGCGGAACTCTTTCAGCAAGTTCACCAGCTCATAACGAGTCTTCGCGTAAAGCTCGGGGACTTCTTTGCTGATGAACGCGTCGATCACGATCGGTCGATCGTCGTCCAGTTCGCGGATCAAAGTTTTGGTCGCGTCGGCCAGTGAGCTGACTTTGCCTTCCGTCATGTCGGCTCGCACGACGTCTTTGCTGCGGAACAACATCACGGCACCAACGGTGAAGATCACCAGTGCGATGGCTCGGGCAACGTAGTGCCACGCCATCGAGTTACCGTCTTTGCCGCCGGTCCAGTGACGACGTCCGATCAAGACCATGCAGACGTAGAGTGCAACCGCCGCGACCAGGATGAAGTAGATGATCGAGGACGAGCTGATCACTCCGCGGCCGAAATCGTCAAACGGACGAGCGATGCCGCTGTCGCGAACCCATTCAGCGACGCGTTGGCTGGGGCTGACCGAATCCGCCAGCGAAGCAAACGCGAGCGGTGCGTTGAACAGAGCACCCAGGATGAAACCGACGGTCAGGTTGCCGGTCAGGAACGATGCGATCATGCCAATCGCGATCATGGCCAATCCGACGAACCAGTAGCCCAGGTAAGTCGTGAAGATCAGGCCCGTGTCCAAGCTGCCTTCGGTGAGGATGGCCAGCGTCGTGAAGGTGCTGAGTTGGCTGAACAGCAACGAGGCGGTGAAAATCGCCGCGGCTGACATGTACTTGCCGATCACGATGTCAAAGTCATCGGCCGGCAATGTCAACAACAGTTCGTCGGTGCCCTGGCGTTTTTCTTCGGCCCAGATGCTCATCGTGATGGCTGGGATGAAGACCAACATGATCACCGGGAACCAGTAGTTCAGTTGGTCCAGCGTGGCCAAGTTCGAATTGAAGAACTCGTACGGCCAAAACGCGGCCACCGAGGTCAGGAACACGAAGATGCACAGGAACACATAGCCGGTCGGGTTGCTGAAATAGCCGATGAAGTTTCGCTTCATCACCGCAAAGGCGGCTTGTTTGGTGCGAGCCAAAAGGGACACGACCATCAGCAAGATCAGCAGAAAGATCGCGTCTTTCGTGAGCAGGCTGATCAAGGCCATCGAGACGTTGTTGAGCGCCATGGTGGTACTGGAGAACAGAGGTTGGGGAGCTGGGTTCAGGGGCGATGAATCGCAGACGCGGTCGCTGTCTTCGGTGAGCAGTGTCGCATCGGTGAACAGGGTCGCTTTGGTGAACAAGTCGGGAAGTTGCCCGAGACTTTTCACCAACGATCCAATCGCCGGGATCAATGTCAGAGTCTGTCTTGCTTCGAACCGGCGAGTGACCCGCGAAAGGTCACACGCCGGGAAGAGTCACTTCGAGGAGGCCGCTTCGGGTTCGGTCTCGGCTTGTCCGGTCAGTTGGTGGAACGCTTCGTCCAAATCACCACGACCGGTGGTTCGCAAACCATCCACGTCACCGTCGTAGACCATGCGACCTTCGTTGATCATCACAACGCGGTCGGCCATCGCTTCGACTTCTTGCAGAATGTGCGTGCTGAGCAAAATCGTTTTCGTTTCGCTGAGACGACGCATCGTTTTCCGAACGCCGCGAATTTGGTTGGGGTCCAAACCGGCGGTCGGTTCGTCCAAAATCAGCACGTCGGGTTCGTGCAGCAGAGCTTGGCTCATGCCGACCCGTTGCTTGAAACCTTTGGACAGCTTGCTGATCGGTTTGTACATCACCGACGACAGGTCGCAGATGTCCACCACCGCGTCGATGCGATCGCGTTTGATTCGCGGGGAAAGTCCGCGGGCATCGGCGAAAAATTCCAACATGCCCTTGGGAGTCATTTCGGGATACAGCGGCCCGTTTTCAGGCAGGTATCCCAGGCGACGACTGCCCGCGATGCGATCGTCCATCATGTTGTGACCAGCGATCCGAGCGTGACCTTCGCTCGGGGCGATGTAACCGGTCAGCATTTTCATGGTCGTGCTCTTGCCGGCCCCGTTGGGCCCCAAGAACGCAACCAATTCGCCTTCGCCGACGCTGAACGTGACTTCGCGTGCGGCCGCGAAGGGGCCATAAAATTTGCTTAGCCCCACCGCTTCGATCATGGGTTTGCGACCGCCCGGGGTGGAATCCGATTTGGATGCGGGGGAGGTCGTCGTGTCCGCCGTTGTGGCTTCTGCCATCAGTGTCGTACCCGTCTTCAATCGTGGAAGAAATGGATCAAGTCGCGCGGTGCTACGCGGCTGCGTCGCGTAAGGTTCGCAACTTCCATCCGCGGGCTCGGCGAATCAGAACGCGAATGAATCAGGCGAGGCCTTCACGCTGGATGATGACATCCGCACCGGGAGTCAATTTGCGAAGCTTGCGAGCGGCTTCGGCTTTTTCCATCGTGCCGGCTTTGACGCGTTGCAACAGGTTGGCGGTTTTCTTGCGACGAGCACGCAGACGGGCGATTTCACGACGACGTTCGGTTCCTGCCATGGGGATCAATTCCGTTGACTGAAAGGGTGAGAAAGAGGACCGGTGAGCGGTTGAAAACGTGTTTCAAACGGCAGCCCGAAATAACGGACCGGCGAGCCAACCGCCAGGCGAATCCGGCATTATCGTTGTCAAGGGTCGATGCGAAAGG
This genomic interval from Rhodopirellula halodulae contains the following:
- a CDS encoding ABC transporter ATP-binding protein codes for the protein MAEATTADTTTSPASKSDSTPGGRKPMIEAVGLSKFYGPFAAAREVTFSVGEGELVAFLGPNGAGKSTTMKMLTGYIAPSEGHARIAGHNMMDDRIAGSRRLGYLPENGPLYPEMTPKGMLEFFADARGLSPRIKRDRIDAVVDICDLSSVMYKPISKLSKGFKQRVGMSQALLHEPDVLILDEPTAGLDPNQIRGVRKTMRRLSETKTILLSTHILQEVEAMADRVVMINEGRMVYDGDVDGLRTTGRGDLDEAFHQLTGQAETEPEAASSK
- a CDS encoding DUF6800 family protein codes for the protein MAGTERRREIARLRARRKKTANLLQRVKAGTMEKAEAARKLRKLTPGADVIIQREGLA
- a CDS encoding DUF4340 domain-containing protein encodes the protein MNEGKKTGAFWAAAAVMLAVGLFVAWPASTETEGENTAGKPLFEKFKDPLTASNLKIVTFDEEQGQLGTFEVRRDAESGEWTIPSRKGYPADAVEQMRDAANALVGLTILDIQTENQGDHEALGVVEPKLEDLEVGDTGVGRLVTFKDESQQTLASLIVGNPVKNEEGKIYVRKPGQDPVYVVKMDDSVLSTKFQDWIEEDLLQMSSIDIKEAVIKDYSASISGRNVALERNYTAKFTMEGTDWMLDELLEYNPDNAMAEPKLVEKPADKDLNSDKLNDMKNALDDLKIVDVVRKPDGMSANLRADKELVSDNEAVQSLYTRGFFPVGSGADGEFEVLSANGELNVTVDEGVEYVLRFGDVEGLSDESDEEGEESIGGVNRYLLVTARVNEEQFPAPDLQPVPQTIEELEAMLGVGEETETEEAGAPAEEMKETTEEATEESTDAEPAETEEASPEEAEPEMKEGEEADAETSTEESSEGDSEGDNTEEPATESVEEIEVSDEGEATGEGQGAEPQDEDESDAPVDDASAADDSSDASAEESTEASAETEEEMALEPAGDDATEETAEPAEEESDELTFADLTEEEKQERLEAEQEKILKANTRLLDERKDRLNAAKRRVADLNARFADWYYIIPEATYRQLRINRDELFVDPGANEAAAPGAPPAGLPPGMQLPGGFGN
- a CDS encoding Gldg family protein, which produces MALNNVSMALISLLTKDAIFLLILLMVVSLLARTKQAAFAVMKRNFIGYFSNPTGYVFLCIFVFLTSVAAFWPYEFFNSNLATLDQLNYWFPVIMLVFIPAITMSIWAEEKRQGTDELLLTLPADDFDIVIGKYMSAAAIFTASLLFSQLSTFTTLAILTEGSLDTGLIFTTYLGYWFVGLAMIAIGMIASFLTGNLTVGFILGALFNAPLAFASLADSVSPSQRVAEWVRDSGIARPFDDFGRGVISSSSIIYFILVAAVALYVCMVLIGRRHWTGGKDGNSMAWHYVARAIALVIFTVGAVMLFRSKDVVRADMTEGKVSSLADATKTLIRELDDDRPIVIDAFISKEVPELYAKTRYELVNLLKEFRSEAAKNGRTIEVNLYDGIDLFSEDAALAADRFGIEPVTRMFREKGAYTQKQLILGAAFRSGLEKVTVPIFEYGIPVEYELVRSINTVARGSRKRLGVVATDARLMGGTVMNGMSMQRVEKHPLIDELAKQYEVEEVDLSGPVTPGMYDALLAVQPSSLAPQQFDRLTAAIEAGVPTAIFEDPRPIGANYVTATGDPKQSPGGMFGGGGGPSPKGDIRKIWDVLELNVPGQAAMQGMFNPELVWQQHNPYPNLETANELWLFIDEQARGVQPGEALSDANPITDGLRQVLAILGGAVYAKKDATLKHTALLSTGPLSGTLPAQTVGQVMTGQTTLAQEIQGVNPNVPIAMAIEADTSAEGSEEATGVKAVYVADMDIILPEFLLIRADPDQISDMRFQFQNVTFALNVIDWLTGDTSFIDVRNHEPIYASLRMIDSVKEEAASLVRKRSREFQTQYDETIREAQEKIDQELQSLREEIEELQKDRENGSVPQSVLREKLTAFQIKQANQQRNLDVQQAKLQNEREQKIQDVRREAEQEVTAIQNQVKTAAVALPCIPPLIVGIMVFASRRLRERENISKSRLK